The sequence below is a genomic window from Uranotaenia lowii strain MFRU-FL chromosome 2, ASM2978415v1, whole genome shotgun sequence.
TGTATCTACTGGATCGATGATGAGAGAAGCTACTTTCTGGAAATGTGGGAAACTGTTTATACTGGGGATGAAGAATGAGTCGGAAGAGCTCTCCCCCATCTCTAAGAGATCTCCCTTTTTTCGTTTCCCGAATGAAATTGCTGATTTCTTGGTGTCAACTGTTTCCATCGGGCTTGGCAGCTTTGACAACTTCTGGTGGTACATCCTTTTCTACCACATGTAAAGCAGAACAGGTATGTTTTTGGGTTTGGGCACATCAGGTAAGTATGGCCCGCTCCTTCACATTGCCAACAGGTAATTGGAGAGCTGTAATTTTGAGTATTGTGTCCGCCGTTATTAGTCGAATCCTGTGCTGTTCTAGGAATCCTATTCGATTGTCCTGACTGCATGTGCAAGGCATTGATGTCTTCTACGACGGCGGCTACCTCCTCTGTTGTGTTCATGACCGATTCAAATTGTGCTAGCTCTCTTTCTTGATACTCTTCAGCTGTCATCTCTGGTAGGAGTTCCGGGAAGTTGCTTTCAACCATGTTCACTTGTTGACGGACCATGTTGTTTCGATATAGTGGTTGCTGAGGTTGTGGGTTGAATCCAGAAGGTCGACTATTTGCAGGATGAAATGGCTTGTTCCAGGATGTGCGGGGAATGTTGTTCGTCGGACGATTCTTTAAAGCGTACGATCGTGAAACCTCGAAGTCCTTACACACTTTGACTAGTTGCTGTACTGTTGTTGCTTGTGAGGCGGCTGCAATCGGAACAAACTCCGTATTAAGATGTGATTTCAAAATGAAGAGTTTCTCAGATTCAGGCATTGGTGGTTCTATTATGTCAAAAATGGCTATAAGATCTCGATAAAAGGAAGTAAATGGCTCGTTTGTGCCTTGGAAGCGCAGATAGAGGTCTTGTTTGAAGATCTCCGAGTAATGCGATGGCAGGAACTCGTTTTTAATTCCGGTTTTAAAGGCCTCCCACGTTACCAAGCTTCTGTAAGATCTTATGTACCACTCAAAAGCACGCCCTTTAAGCAACTGTTTTACTACGCGCAGTAGAGTTGTGTCGTCCATGCCTTCCGTCGTTGCGTACATTTttacttgatttaaaaattcaccTAACTTTCGTATGTCGCTTTCTCCGCCGTATTCCTCAATCTTCCAACGATGTAATGGCTGCGAGAATCTGTAGGAATTGTGATTCTCATCGCTTCTATTCTGCTGTGATCCAGTGTTCCATGATGGCCAAGTTTGACCATTTCCTTGTGGTCCATGATCTGGTATCCTAGGAGCCCTATGAAGTTGTTCCTGAGGATTAATCTGTTGATGTTGTGGTTGTTGAGACGCCTGCTGTTCCAGCTGATGCCGTTTTGCTCTCTTCTCGTCCAAAGTCCTTTGCAACTGGTCACATTGTTCTTGAAGTTGCGAAAATTGCTGAAACTGTAACTGCTGTTGTCTGACGAGATCCTGGTACTGGCTCTGCCTCGGGTAATCATGTGGAATTGCAATTGGTTGCTGGTGTGATGGGTTTCTGTATTGGGGTTCAAACTGCTGCTGGTTCCATTTTTTATGTTCCTGATACCGTCTCTCAAAACTGTGCTGCTGCTCTAATTTacgttgttcaaattgttgttGTTCCCATTGCAGTTGTTCTCGCTGCTGCTGAAGCTGATGCTGTTGATCGTTGAGCTCCTGTTCTTTTCGTAGCTGCTCGTCTTGTTGAATTTTCTGAAGCTGTTGCTGCTCCTGACGTTGCTGTTGCCCCCTTTCATCGTTGTGTTGCTGGCCTATGAGAACGTGTTGCTGAAGAACCTCTTTTATGCTGGACTGCaagtttgagttttttaatCTGTCCAGAGTCTCTTTTTCCGTTGGTAGAATGTCCTGATCGCCTGTGGCTCCgtctgctgttgctgctgtttgttcCAGGCACTCTTCGATTTTGGTTAAGGCtgattccagtttggagatggTTTTGTTGGCGTTGGCTGTGATGAGACTGTCTTGAATCAGTGAAAGGCGAAAACGGTAATGGAGCAATCGGGATTGATATCGTTTCAATACTGGTATCGATTTTTGGCGGATTGCAGCTTCAACAAGGTGAATAATCGGAGAAATTCGTGCTTGACACTGGTAGATATTGTCGACATCCGTCGCAACATGCGTTGACGAAGTGGGTATATTTTTCTCCTTTGCTTCTTTATCCAAAATTTCCTTTAACGTTTTAAGTTTGGATTTGCGATCTAAATTTACAGGTTGTTTAACACCACGCAGGCTTAATTCGAAGATGAGCTCTTCGTCTTCCAAATGGTTAATATCCATTTCGaagaatcttaaaaaatcaaacactcGGTAAAAATCACTCACTTTGACATAAAATCACTAAAGGGTATCCCGGCGAATTGACAATCGCGGATTAtttagttgggcgccaatgTTGCCTACTACTTTAGAGGGTTGCTGAATGAATACCAAACAAGTGAGTCAATCAATTTTACGGATCATGCGCATACACTTATAGGTTCAAAACCCAACGCTCAGTTTACGAAGACTTAAGTCAACAATAATTAGAAATAACGCTATCAATCGCATTGTGTTTAAACTGAAGATGCATAATTCTATATTCTATATTCACAATCAATCTTAATATCTAGGTTACCTTATAGACGAAAACTCTCCTCATGATGAGATGTGTACTTGTTGGTGAAGTTTCTCGGGCGGTCAGGTGTTGTTGATGATGGCTCTCTTCTTGAAACTTACATCAGCTACAAGCCTATTTCCCGATCATCCACAATCATTGGACACTCATTCGTGAGTTCCATTTGTTGACAAACAACACTCGAGAAAGCACTTCTATCCCATGCACACTCCTCCGACCTGCACTAGTTTGTGTTTCGCTTACTCCACTTCCCAGTAGTGGTGTGCACTCGCATGCATTCGTTGACACCACACTTATTCCACTTCTAGGTATTGGTCAACACCGCCATACCACACACTCATGCACGCTGGAATGGTGCTTCCTTTTCGGAAATATTAAAGATATTCGGCGACGATTAATCCGCTTCTTCTCACTCGATCTCCTTCCGTACCGAAGCAATCACGGCAGCTCTCCTTTCAGGCATGCACTCCTCGGCGAATCCACTGAACTTAACTCACCCGACGACGACTAATTTTCGAATCGACCGAGGCCCCTTGCCACGCGACGCATGCGGTGTTGAATCTAGCGGTTCACTGGGCTAGTCGTGGTGGCAGTCGATTCTTGTTGAATGTTCCTCAGATCCAATACATAGACGTGCGCATGTATTCGTCAGCATCAGCATCTATTTAAAAGGCCCTGATATTAGGTGTTAGTGTCAGCACTTTTCCAATAAGATTTAGAGAAGTTACCTCTGGTGAGAGCCTTCCGTCTTAGATACAGCTGATGCAGTTAAAGGGCGATATGTAGAATGCAATTCTTGTCACGTGCTTTGTAAAGGCGGTTCAATGGAATGGGAGGAGTCTCCCGAGGACCGTTCAAtgcctttaaagaattttcgaAACTGTTAGGGTTGTTCACTGAATTGGATGATGAGGTTATACCTTTTAGGTGTACGTATTCCTGTAAGATTCGGGCTGGTTTCACAGAATAATCACACGTCTTTCGGTTTTGCCTTTTCTGGTCTGAACCTTTGGATAGAGCATTCTTGTGGGAAAGATCTTGACTAGagataaattaaaagtttaccTGATGTTGGTATGCTGATAGGCTTGGTGGTGATGTTAGAAGTTTCTACTCGTGGTGTCAACGTGGAGTTCTACGAATGTTGATATTGCATTAAATCGATGTTGTTCGTTTAGCAAATCTTGATTTACTTTTACCTTAACATGCAACAGGCATTTTTGGGACAACCTGAATTGCTCTTCACGGTGtagtaactttaactttaacacCACAATGTTTTAACGGTTCACTAGACGATGTGACTTCTGGCCAACACTTTTTAATAATGAGCCGGTACGGAAGTGACGTGAGGAGATATTTCTTCATGCAGGTGGTTTTGACAGATGTAGATGGATTCTAATGACATTTCATGTTTGATGATGTTCGAAAAACAGGGCGtgtccattactttgaaaattacTTATTGTTTTGAAGGTTGTTATTTTCTATCGACGATAAACAGCATTTGCTACCGAACATACGGTAACAATTACCAAATATTAGATATGGCCTAAATAACCTCAATTATTGCAGCTCATATCACCCGGCTCACGTTACCCTTCAATTGCTTTAATCCTAAATTACTACGAATATTAAGCACTGCAGTGAGTATAATTACATTGAATTATAACAAATAGTATAAAAGTAACTAACGTAAGAACTTTAGGTACACAGTTCAGTTAGACGCACACATCTCAGACTTATTTAACACGTCGAGATTCGACTTACGCTAGTTGGAAAATCTTTCGGATTCGTAGGAGGCACTAAAATGTAAGCAagcattaaatttattatttatccaTTATATTCATCCATCCAATAAATTTTAGCTTTGAAGCTGACCAGAATCAGACTCTCAAGAGGTGTTTCATTCCTCGTAATACAGATATAGTTGTGTGCGTGCAGTTCGAGACGTTCCTGACCGGAGGAATAAATAATGTGTTGTTTGAAGAAAGTAAAGTAGACTGaagaagttaaatttaaatatcaaaattgttcattgatagcttttatcaaaattattgttttcaacAGAACAGGTGATTTGATATACTTCCTTCGTTATTTGTGATCTTTCTCAATAGCATCTGTATCGAATTTTATCTCCCCACATCAGGACCCGCCGTGACCTAAAGCATCTGCTGCTGTGACCGCCAAATTCTGTTCGATGGGCTCCCGTTGGGGCTTGACGTTGCGAATCCGGGTGAGAAAAATTCCAGGCATGCCTGAAGTGTAGTGGATAATAAGCACTGGTTCCTTGGAAATCGTAACCTCGATAGAAGCACGCCTGTACTAATGGATCTCCCAACACCAGAACCCGCCGGGAGCTCATAGCAGACGCTTCTCTGCCAATCCGGAGCCCTAGAGGCTGAAAAAAATCAGTGCTATCCTGCATGCCAAGGTGACTCCGAATAAGCTGACGGAAAAGGCGTCGGTTCGTAGTATCGCTGCTGAAGAAGCTCTGAAAAAACGCCCGTTCCCAGCATATCAAAATCATGATGGTAATGGCAACTGCTTATGATTCGGGAAGCGGTTATGTCTGGTCATTCCCTTTGATTAGACCGcaaactagaaaatttaaaaaagttatttagtgTTGGTATCACATTTAAAAAAgtgtattgaattttgtttcaatttgaaaacaaaattcaatatacttttcCATTAAAATAGGTAGGATTCAAGAAGGAAAATTCACGGTTTTGGAACGAAAAAGTTACTTTTCGAAATTACGTTTTTAAATACGCGATTCAAACCATTATACTAGATTATAAAATGTATTCATGATTACATTAAATATTATAAGTATGGAACTATTATAGCAAATTTGAAGATCAAGTCAAACTTTTACAAATTCTTTTACATTTATTCATAACAAAGCTCGTCTTTCAGGAGATAAAAGAGGAtgaaataaaagaataaaacaTAAACTGACTTGTCATTATCCAATTATCATTCTCCATCTTAACATCCTCTTAACAAACTTCTTCGGTATACTTACATTATAATACTCTCGCTTTTTTTCTCGGAATTATAATTGTATCCCGTTTTAAAGGTTTGAGTTTTTGGACCtggtgaataaataaaattgagattAGTAGTTGGTATAACAATCgctattttaatgaaatttagttttacttttaaattttagaactgCTTTTCAGGATCAACGACAACGATCAAGTCACCAATAAATAACCCGTGTGAAGACCCTTGAAGAAAAACTGGAATTATAGTGAGTGTTCTATACCTACCTTTTTTCCTAATCATCACGGCTGAAACAGAGGCTGAAGTAGCTTGGATGTTCTTTTTAAACTATACTTGTTGAAgttaaaaatggataaaaaatcatttccaatCTAGTTGACCATTCTGAAGTTATCTGGGTGGAATCGGAAAGCTCAAAGAtctgttttggaataattttctGATTGTTCTACGGATTTCCCAATTCCTCCGTAGGTTCTCCAAGTGATCATTCCGGACTGCGATTCTGTCGAGAAGCTACTTCCAAATCTGTTGGCCACCCAGCAGTGATTTGGAAAATAACAGGAACTTTCAGGACCTGTTTTAAACGCGTTCGAAAATCGGCAACCAAAATAGCTAATTCGTCGCTTTACTTGCACGGACTACAAAATCTGCCCATTTTTAACGTAATTCGCCACATTAGTGACTTAAAGCGCAACAACCTGAAAGTAGGTAGTTTTGTTTTAAGGTCTCAATgggtaaaaatgattttcttcgttaagttttagaaaatcaaaaaaatggaaaagctgcaaaatgaatatttaaatgctgttttcaactttttgcgtGCTTTCTAAGCATGCGAATCACatactaaaactttttttttgtaatattgatAGTTTATTCAATGGTGCCAtaattagtgttttttttatgcaggtacagtaccgttcataattgtatagaaattggaagctcgTGTACTGTCATGATGATTTTGAACGTCCATTACTTTtttctctgatgatatttttcgataaaattttctgcgtaagatagatcaatTATCACACTATCATATCACGAAACCTGAGCTTTCTAAAAATTGTGTGGCcagagaaacagtaattctacaaaaatcggactttttggactttcgcCATTCAACTGCAATATTTCAGAAACTACGCAacgttttttattgaaattttgcagagagATTGTTGAAGTATAATATTAACATGtctcaagtttttgaaaagttctatcgatgggatcaaaagtttcGCGATGCACAATATTTCGGCATGAACCTTTAAATgggatttctatagaattttggacgatttttttcataggaatttcatattttatgttGAACAACCAGTGAAtctgtttcaatcaaaaatctaaaacaattttgaaagattctgTTTTCAAAACACTAATGGatcattaaatcattttttttcttttcttcattgcttctGTCAGACATTATTTGACTGATATGTGGATGGAAAAGATAtttttctcatgaatcgtccaaaattctatagaaatcgcatttttacgttcatgcctgaaatattttaTATCGCGTAACTTTTAGTTCCatcaatagaacttttcaaaaacttgagacatgttaattttatatttcaacaatctctctgcaaaatttcaataaaaagcgttgcgtagtttctgagatatcgcAGTTtaaatggtaaaagtccaaaaaattcgattttcgtagaatcaCTGTATCCCCAGCCACACAatctttatgaaattcaaattttgtgatataatagtataatagttgatctatcttatgcagaaaatttaatcaaaaaatatcatcaaagtaaaaagttatggaagttcaaagtcaaagtgacagtgcgcgtgcttccaattttcatacaattatgaacggtactgtaaatTTTAACATCTTGTCTGTCTATTTTCGTCAcatgaaagaaaccaaattgaTAGTGATATTCGGCGCATTTCTGTTGTTAAGAATATTCATTTGGTCCAAAATGTACTACAAAAGACAGGATAAttaattatttgtttaaaatttttcattgcgAATCATGAATCTGCGAATTCTTTTCGACAATCTATCGGAACAAAATCACAGCAGTTTCCGCTCGATGCAAACTTTTTATTGAATGTCTTTAAGAAAACCAGCTGGGTATTCCTGCAGAACCCGCAGCCGGGATTTAATGCATTAATTCATCTTTAAGAACCTGAACTAGTCCAACGTATTCATCGTTCAATCTTTTTCTATCGTCATACTTCATCCTGAAAAAGAAAGACAGTATATTAGTTTatattaatgttttaaaaagatCTTCATCGACTTACACAGCTGCATATTCCTCAAGAGTATGCAACCCGCAGGTACTCTTCTCAAGAAGCTTCCGGTTTATCCAGTTAACAATCATAGAATCCACACAAACGTTGTCGATATTATCGCAAACGACGACTGATTCCCGAGCCACCTCTTTGGAAACGGCTTCCGCCATTGTGGGATCCATCAAATAGTAGTAGCTGTAAACGACCACTTGCGCTTGATTGATCGAAATTTTAGGAAGTTGTTTAAATTCCCTTCCCGGACGAAACCTCTCAGATCATCGATCAAGTATACTCCCGATGCAGAGTGCTTTCCTTGCCCTCGTAGTACGGATAAGCGGGTCGGTCCCTCAcatgcagggttgccaacatattttttcaataatcagggaactggtgaaataaatatcaggcaaaatcaggctacataagtaacggaaattctgctcaaagtgatgacctttttttttttttggtcatcacttTACATTTTTACTGTGTTGTGAGTCTACTTGGTTGCATCATTCTACACCGAAAAAActcttcacatgaacgctacgtgaaaatgtacatggatttttgccaccatgaaaatcacgtgaaacctacgtgaatttcaggtagcaaacagagctcgtgcagcaagcagaattcacgtaaaGAACATGTGAGTTGAAGGTGAATTCCATATGAAGCGAATGTGGATTACACGTACGTTGATTTCTTCTGCTACGTGCATTTCACGtagttttcattaaaatatgaacgtagggagtttttttctaatgttttaaataaaaaattgttttaattttgcctgtttttattatcttgaataaatgataaaataataacaCGATTatcacaaaactttaaatttaagctttcaaaCAATATAAACTTCACTTCACTTAGCTTTTTAACACAAACCATTCGTCGCAAAAATGACATTTGGTGTGGCCCTTCAGTGGAAACTCGGCTGTCCTGGCCGCTCCAATTTCAATGCTGTAATAATAACAAATGTTGTAAGAAGAAACAATCCcataacaaagtttttatcACTTACCAAAGTTCAGCTTCTCCATCACCCAGAATTCATATATTTGTCAGCAGCATCTGTTGGATCCACGCCATATTGAGCAGTATTTTTTCACATCGTATTTACGTGAATGAGCCATtgcaatttacgtgaaaaacaCATAGAATGCACCAGACCCATCTATAATTGAtggatcactggattttcacgtaaatcggatatgtttttgtttttgaagcgaacggctatgtgaatttcacgtaaatatCAAGtgattttatatttgtttctgtgcttcacgtaaatcaagcaaaaattcacgtaatgagcgcctacgtgaaaataCAGGTGAACTTAACGTTTCCTTTTCGGATGAGTGTACTGAATCAAAGCCGAAAAGATTCTTTTTCATTCcttttttgaatatgaattagttactcatgcggacctcgattcagaccaccttccagtaactttttcttcatCCCAaaatcccattgaaaacccattaaaatcaactttaaactttcaaaaagcagactgggagcgatataggaatttcaTTGAACGTTAACttggatgtaaacgttccactgaattcaattgaagatattgatttggctgtagaaaatttgacaacttcaatagtcaatgctaaagccgcttcaatacctaaagttaaacatgaatttaatcaacctttaattgatgattattattattataatttattagagaccttttaaccacctgggtcattcgggtctgtaggtttaattgatgatgatcttcagtgtttgatacgactgaaaaacattcgtcgacgccaatatcaaagTACAAGGGAtccttaattgaaatttatttatcgcgaccttcaaaaagaaatcaaacatcgtttaaatttcattcgtaatgaaaatttcgcTAAAgtagtagaggacataaaaccctactcaaagccattttgaaaattaactaaaattctgaaaaagccacagaagccaattcctacactgcaaaaaatccacatattAGGAATATGTGTTAgccttatagatttttgcaatgtgATTTCCATTTGGAAAATACGTGCCCACAAATATAGAATTTAAGCTTATAACTTTTATTTGCAtcacataaaagttataaaatcccACACTTAAATATTATAAGCCTGCATTGTACTCAAACGCTTGCCTACTTTAAGGCGTTTTCATACATGCCTACACAAAggcgacttttttttttgttccacaGGGTTTTTCGGACGAAAAAAGAAGTTTTGTGGTTCTGTcagacatttatttttaattccctATCATATCGACGACAAAGTCTTTAAGATTGGCCGGCCCATTTGCTTCACTATATTCCAACTCATTCGCCTGAACACGGGATCGACGGCTTTGGCGGACACCATAGACTCTTGTTctgtaaattgaaataaaaaaaaatttaaacatacgAGAGATCATTAATTGATTAACTTACCTTCTGCATTTTCTCTCGACATCTGCTCCATATCAGATTTCCTTGTCATGCAGTCTTCCTACGGGAGAGAATAGAAAAAAACGATAAgaatccatttttattttcttgattgagTATTACTTACCTGATTATTGTTTTTCAGTTGGATCTTAGAACGGCACACCAACTTTTTCTTCAGAGTGGCCATTTTGAATGTTCAAAGGCGAAAATCATAGAATTTATGTGTCGATTACATATACATTTCATATTTCGATAGTAAATTTTATGTGTGACTTATGAGTATCATATGAAGCATATGAGATCTAAGTGTAAAGTAATTTGGAAGACGTATGTGTGGGGAAAACATACATCCTAAGTGtgaattttttgcagtgtacattgaaagatggggataaacttcttataaccaatgcagaaaaagctcaaaaattatccCAACAATTTAAGTCTGctcttgattttaatttacaaacgttgtaagtccaattgatgctcaaatttcccttgaatttgatgatattctttctaaacaaaatgtatttgaaagttcttgtgagacaaatattgatgaacttaaattgattttcaaaaaatttaaaaatatgaaagcctcGAGGGAAGATGGGatattctatattcttattaaaaagttgcctgaaagcactttaaattttttagttaaaaacttCAACacatgttttcacttggcttattttcccaataaatggaaaaatgccaaagtaactccaattttaaaacctggaaaaagtgcttcagagccttcaagttatcgaccaattagttcgcttccatctttaagtaaactatttgagagagttattttgaacagaatgatgattcacattaatcagaattttattttccctgatgaacaatttggttttcgtcatggacattctactacacatcaacttttgagtgtaactaatatgattaacgctagcaaatctgatggttattcaactggtgttgctcttctagatattgaaaaagcttttgacagtatTTGGCACAAAAGTTTAGTAGCTAAagtagctcgatttgattttcctgtatatctcaacaaaattaatcaaaattatttgactagccgaactttgcaagtaagctatcaaaatttttactCTGAAAaaacacccattagagctggtgttgttcagggcagtatacttgggccaattttatacaatatttttaaatctgttcattctgatgtaccagaaggaaaagatAGAacattatttgctgacgatactttgctttcagccaaacgTCGAAATTtagggtggtacgcagtagattgctactaaatttaaatttctttatgaATTACCGACAACtgaggcaacatgcaacaattgtcaacttcaatggcttctaaaatactcatgttcacagttaatcctaccccttatgcatcaaaagtttaagGACGATGGAACAACAAAGTTGCGTAGTTAGAATAATTATTGgtttatttagttattttttattttcttaaaacatgcaattttcaccatcctcagaaaatggggtatcttgcaacaaactttgtttttaatgaaaaatcttatgtacacgtatgaaaatttatagtttttaatgtaTTGGCGATGCCTTTAAGGCCATtacgaataaaaacttcaattgcagtattttttttggtctgtaaaaactaatttgaaatattctacaagctgaaatcataaaaataaatgtttggatgaatgaaatttcaatgtctACAAACGTGTGATGCAtaatattcatattccaacacatggaaacgaaaattacaagatgtttctttgatttgcattttgttgcatattaccccagacacctaactgaattataaaaatatttatttaaaaataattacactcagaaaaatactcttacatatgccataagattctcttatgaagtggcgccataagaaaaatcattgaaattcataagattgtcttattacgcgaatgaattctgaaatgAACACCTACTCCAATAAGAAATTTtcgcttttcataagagggtcttatggaaacaggaaatgtcacgtttgatgaaaataattcaagaaatttgatgtttaaaacttttattttattattcggccgacttatttca
It includes:
- the LOC129743899 gene encoding general transcription and DNA repair factor IIH helicase subunit XPD-like — translated: MDPTMAEAVSKEVARESVVVCDNIDNVCVDSMIVNWINRKLLEKSTCGLHTLEEYAAVMKYDDRKRLNDEYVGLVQVLKDELMH